Proteins found in one Coffea eugenioides isolate CCC68of chromosome 5, Ceug_1.0, whole genome shotgun sequence genomic segment:
- the LOC113771227 gene encoding uncharacterized protein K02A2.6-like has product MPTGRLAKWQMIHSEFDIVFTSQKAVKGQAITDHLAENPKDDDYQPLHTYFPDEKVLFVGAVEDMSEQCPEWRLFFDGAANFFGVGIGAVLVSLEGKHYPGAANLQFACTNNMAEYEACIFGLKMALEMEVRELIAFSDSDLLVHQTLKQWITKDSKILPYHCNLLNLARQFQRLEFRHLPQARNAFADVLATLSSMIQYPDELGIEPIRIQLQDKPAHCWVIDNSSGKSPWYNDIKKFIQTGSYPPEASANDKGFLRRMASKFFLNGEVLYKRTSDLNLLRCIDEDEVQYMMKEVHSGVCGSHMNGHLLAKKIMRTGYFWLTMERDCIDFVRRCIKCQMHGDVICAPPTELHSMIAPWPCSMWGMDVIGTIDPPASNGHRFIWVAIEYFTKWVEAESFKHVTKKVVANFLRDHIICRFGVPETLITDNAKNLNNDMVDGLCEQFKIRHRNSAIYRPQMNGAHRDWHDKPPYALMAYRTSIRTSTGATPYSLMYGMEAVLPTEVEIPSLRILMETKLEEADWIKQRYEQLFLINEKRLNAICHGQCYQKRMARAYNKKVHLRTFEEGDKVLKRILPVQDEAKGKFASN; this is encoded by the exons ATGCCAACTGGGCGTCTGGCCAAATGGCAGATGATTCATTCAGAGtttgatattgttttcacttcgCAAAAAGccgtcaaggggcaagctataaccgatcatttggcagaaaatccaaAGGACGATGATTATCAACCGCTCCATACTTATTTTCCTGATGAAAAGGTTTTATTTGTTGGTGCCGTAGAAGACATGAGCGAGCAGTGCCCTGAGTGGAGATTGTTTTTCGATGGTGCGGCCAATTTTTTTGGAGTTGGGATAGGAGCAGTTCTTGTATCCCTAGAAGGGAAGCATTACCCTGGAGCCGCTAATTTGCAATTTGCTTGCACAAATAATATGGCCGAGTATGAAGCATGTATTTTTGGTCTtaaaatggctttggaaatggaGGTTAGGGAGTTAATAGCCTTCAGTGATTCAGATTTACTCGTGCACCAAACATTGAAGCaatggataaccaaagattcaaagatTCTGCCATACCATTGTAATTTGCTTAATTTGGCTAGACAATTTCAACGTTTGGAGTTTAGACATCTCCCACAAGCCCGAAATGCATTTGCAGATGTTTTGGCCACCTTATCTTCTATGATACAATATCCGGACGAATTAGGAATCGAGCCTATCCGGATTCAACTCCAAGACAAGCCTGCTCATTGTTGGGTCATAGACAATTCTTCTGGCAAAAGCCCTTGGTACAATGATATTAAGAAATTCATCCAAACCGGGTCTTACCCTCCAGAAGCTAGTGCAAATGACAAGGGTTTCCTGCGCAGAATGGCCTCGaagtttttcttaaatggagagGTATTGTACAAAAGGACCtcagatttgaaccttttaaggtgcatcGATGAAGATGAAGTTCAATACATGATGAAAGAGGTACATAGCGGTGTCTGCGGATCTCACATGAATGGACATTTGCTGGCAAAGAAAATTATGAGGACCGGGTATTTTTGGCTTACAATGGAACGCGATTGCATAgattttgtccggagatgtattAAATGTCAAATGCATGGTGACGTCATATGCGCTCCTCCTACCGAGTTGCATAGCATGATTGCTCCGTGGCCCTgctcaatgtggggtatggacgtgattggcACAATCGATCCTCctgcttcaaatggacatcgattcATATGGGTGGCAATTGAGTACTTCACCAAATGGGTCGAAGCAGAATCATTCAAGCACGTGACTAAGAAGGTGGTGGCGAATTTCTTAAGAGATCACATCATATGCCGATTTGGGGTGCCGGAAACATTGATTacggacaatgccaagaatctcaACAATGACATGGTGGACGGGCTATGCGAACAGTTCAAAATCAGACATCGCAACTCTGCCATCTATAGACcgcagatgaatggagct CATCGTGACTGGCATGACAAACCCCCTTACGCACTGATGGCGTATCGGACTTCTATCCGAACATCAACTGGGGCAACACCCTACTCgctcatgtatggaatggaagccGTGCTACCTACCGAGGTCGAAATTCCGTCATTGCGTATCCTAATGGAGACCAAGTTGGAAGAAGCTGATTGGATAAAACAGCGTTATGAACAACTATTCTTGATTAATGAAAAACGGCTTAATGCCATTTGTCACGGCCAATGCTACCAAAAGCGCATGGCCCGGGCCTACAACAAGAAGGTCCATTTGCGTACTTTTGAGGAAGGCGACAAAGTGCTGAAGCGGATTTTGCCAGTGCAAGATGAGgccaaaggcaaatttgcttcgAATTAG